GTTAAGCAAGCGTGACCGCTTCGATGCCTGCATGCGGTCAACCTTCTTGCAGGGTTCCTGGAACTACGAACGGATGCAAAACGGTGGGTATGCCTACGCAATGTCACCTGCCATCAAGAAGTTATACAAGACTAAAGAAGACCGGGCGGCTGCCTTGAAGAGGCACTTGGAATTCTTTAACACCCACCCGTACCTGGCCTCCCCAATTATCGGGGTGACCTTGGCCCTAGAAGAAGAAAAGGCCAACGGGGTTGAAGTTGACGACCAAGCCATTACCGGGGTGAAGGTCGGGATGATGGGCCCACTCGCCGGGGTGGGGGACCCAGTCTTCTGGTTTACTGCGCGGCCAATCATTGCCGGGTTAGGGGCTTCCCTGGCCATTTCCGGTAACATCATGGGCCCAATCCTCTTCTTCGTGATTTGGAACATCTTGCGGATTGCCTTCATGTGGTACACCCAAGAATACGGCTACAAGTTAGGGACGCGGATTACTGACGATACTTCCGGTGGCCTCTTACAAACCGTTACCCGTGGGGCTTCCATGATGGGGATGTTCATCCTCGGGACGCTGATCGAACGGTGGGTTTCCATCAAGTTCACGCCGGTCGTTTCCAAGACGCCACTGCAAAAGGGCGCCTACATTGAATGGGATAAGTTGCCAAACAACATGCACTCGGTGCAGAAGGTTCTGCAACAATGGGACATGGGTAAAGGCTTGTCCTTGACGAGCACGAAGGTGACGACCTTACAAAACAACTTGGATCAATTGATTCCTGGTTTAGCAGCCCTGTTGCTAACCATCTTGTGCATGTGGTTGTTGAAGAAGAACGTTTCACCGATCGTGATTATCTTGGGGCTTTTCATCGTCGGGATCCTCGGTCACGTTGTGGGGCTTTTGTAATTGATTAACGAACAGCCCCGCTTGGTGATGCCAGCGACTTCGTTTCTGTACCAAAACTCCTACGGCAACATCGTGATCGGCGATGGTGGTTTCGAGTACTTTGATAACAAGGACCGGCGGAAGTTCATTGAAATTCCGTGGTCAGAAATTGACTACGTAATGGTGTCGGTCTTTTTCAAGGGGCACTGGATCCCCCGGATTCAAGTGGTGACCAAGAAAAACGGTGGTTACATCTTTGCGGCTAAGGAACCCAAGAAACTCCTCAAGTTGATGCAAGATTACGTCCCCAAGGAAAATTTCGTCAAACCGCGACCGATGTTCAAACGAATTAGTGGCTGGTTTAAGCACTAGCAATAAGAAAAAGTNNNNNNNNNNNNNNNNNNNNNNNNNNNNNNNNNNNNNNNNNNNNNNNNNNNNNNNNNNNNNNNNNNNNNNNNNNNNNNNNNNNNNNNNNNNNNNNNNNNNATGAATAAAACAAACATCACCGCCAATGTCGTCTATAATAGGTAGCACAGATATCCGAATGAAAATAAATGCGAAGGACGGAATGATAATGAAAATCCTGATGATTGAAGATAACCGCTCGGTATGTGAAATGATGTCGATGTTTTTTAAAAAGGAGAAGTGGGACGCCACTTTTGCTTACGATGGTGAGGAAGCCGTGGAAAAGTTTGCGGCCGAAGCCGACGACTGGGAAATGGTGCTCCTAGATTTAAACCTCCCGAAAAAAGACGGGATGCAAGTGGCCGCCGACATTCGCCGGATTTCGCCGACGGTACCGATCATCATCTTGACGGCTCGGGACTCGGAAAGTGATCAAGTGCTGGGGCTCGAAATGGGGGCGGATGACTACGTAACCAAGCCCTTTAGCCCGCTGACCTTAATCGCCCGGATCAAGGCCTTGCGCCGGCGGGTCCAATTGTCGGGAATCGCCAACAAAGCCGAACAAGTGACCTCCGAATTCGACATTCAAACTAGCCACTTCAAGCTCAACTCCAAGACCCGCGAGGCTTATTTAAACGGCAACTTAATTTCCAACTTAACCCCGAAGGAATTTGACCTGTTAAAGACCCTGGCCTCTAAGCCAAAGCAGGTCTTTACCCGGGAGCAGCTCTTACAGTTGGTTTGGGATTACGAATTTTACGGTGATGAGCGAACCGTCGACGCCCACATTAAAAAGCTCCGCCAAAAAATTGAAAAGGTGGGGCCAAAGGTGATTCAAACCGTTTGGGGGGTCGGCTACAAATTTGACGACAGCGAGGCGGATGATAAATAATGCGGTTAATGTACCGGCAGATGCTCGGCTTTGTGGCCGTCATCTTGTCATTAATGGCGATCCTCACGGTGTCGTTTATTTCGGTCACGGACCAAACCATTTACCAATCGACGTGGCGACAACTCACTAAGTATTCGGATAGCTTGGTTTGGGATTCGATTCGCTACAACCCCAAGACTAACGACTTTGCGGGCTTTGAAAACTCGGCACTCTCTAGCAACGCCCGTCTTTTGTCGCGCCAGGATGTGCACTTTGCCATCTATAACGCGGCCAAAAAGGAACTATATGCTAGCAATGGCTTTACGCCAAAGTTAACCGCTAGTGATTGGAAACACCTCAAAAACGGTGATATCGTCAAGAAAAAGGCTGATTACCCGGCCTTTCGTCGGGTTAACGTGGAGGGCAAGGAGTCATATAAGACGTCCTCTGAAATGACCTTAATTATTCACCCCTACTTCTACAAGCAAAAGCTAGTGGCGATCGTAACCATTGGGACCTTTGTTTCCACGATTCGCCAAAACGTTAAGCAACTGCTGAAGAACTTTGTCTTCGCCTTTTTGCTGGCTTTGCTAGTGGCCCTAGTGATTTCTTATATGATCGCCCGCTCGTTAACCAAGCGAATTGATAAGCTCAACACCGCGACCCATTTGGTGGCCCAGGGTAATTATCAGGTTCACTTGGATAACAAGAATAAGGATGAACTGGACGAACTAAGCGCCAACTTTAACCAGATGGTCGGCTCCCTACGTGCGTCACGAGAGGAAATCCGTCGCCAAGAAGAACGGCGTAAGCAGTTCATGGCCGACGTAGCCCACGAGATGCGCACCCCGTTGACCACGATCAATGGGCTTTTGGAGGGGCTAGCTTACGATGCGATCCCTGAAGAAGATAAGATGCACAGCATTCAGTTGATGCAAAATGACACCAAGCGCTTGATCCGGCTAGTGAACGATAACCTAAATTACGAGAAGATCCGGACTAACCAGATCAGCATGGAACGCAAGGTCTTTGATGCCGCTGCCGTGCTGGAAAATCTAAGGGATCAACTGCGCAAGAAAGCGGCTGCCAACAAGGATGAGCTAAAGCTAGTAGTGCCCGATAGCATTCCGGTTTATGCCGATTACGATCGCTTTGTCCAAATCATGTTTAACATCATCCAAAACGCGATTCAGTTTACCACCGGCGGCCAGATTACAATTAGTGCCCAGCGGGTGGCCCAAGGGACCGAGGTTAAGGTGGCAGACACCGGGATTGGGATGACCGAAGAGCAGGTGCAAAACATTTGGGAGCGTTTCTACAAGGCTGACCGCTCACGAATGAACTCCCAGTACGGGGAGTCTGGCTTGGGGATGGCAATCGTTCGCCAATTAGTGGAATTGCACGGTGGCAAAATTGACGTTGATTCGACTTACGGGCAGGGGACGACCTTTACCGTCTTCTTCCCGGATCGGGAGTACGCCCCCCACAACGGGAGTAAACACGATCACCACGACGATGCATAAACCAGTTTATTAGACTAAATTTACTGAAAATGGTAAGTAGACCAATTTTTTTTAAAGCGCTGTGGTTAGCGTAAAACCATTTACGGACTCTCCTAGACCGGGAACTTGTGTTTTTGAAAAGATTGCGAAACCGGTTACTATGTTATAGAATATTTAGGTTGAGATTTGAGAATTCTAGATTGTTAGGAGAGAGAGAATAGAGATGGAATACTTAATCGCACTTATCCCTGCCCTCGGGTGGGGGTTGATGCCGCTGATTACCGGGAAAATGGGTGGCTCCGAAGCCAACCAAATTTTCGGGATTGGAGCCGGAGCTTCAATCGTGGGGATCATCGCCTTTTTGATTACCCAACCAACCGTATCGGCGGGCGCCTTTATCTTTTCGATGGTCTGTGGGGCCCTGTGGTCAACGGCCCAAATTGGTCAGTTCGTGTCCTTTAAGCGGATGGGGGTTTCCTCTACGATTCCGCTGTCAACCGTGTTCCAACTGGTCGGGAACTCCCTGATCGGGGTGATGATCTTTGGTGAATGGAGGGGTGCTAAGGCCCTCCTGATCGGTTTTGGGGCCCTGTTAATCGTGATCATCGGGGCCTTGATGACTTCGGTTTCTGATAAGAAGGGTGATAGTAAGGTAACCACCAGCAACGTCATCTTCTTATTAGCAACGACGATCGGTTACTGGATTTACTCTTCCTTCCCGAAAATTCCATACTTGGCTAACCAAAGCTCAGAGGGGATCTTCTTACCGGAAGTGTTGGGGATCTTGGTCGGGGCAATCCTGTACGAGCTCTTTACCGGTAACGCCAAGGCCTTTGGACAAAAGGAGCAATACACCAATATCTTAGGTGGGATCTCTTGGGGGATCGCGGCCTTTGCCTACATCTTTGCCGCCCGGAGTTTAGGGGTTAACGTTGCCTTTATTTTCACGCAGTTGAACGTGGTGATTGCAACCTTTGGTGGGATCTTAGTTCTTCACGAACACAAGTCTAGCCACGAAATGAAGTTCACCCTGCTGGGAATCTTGCTAATTGTAATCGGTTCTGTTGCTACCATTTTTGCTTAATTTGAAATCACCAAAAGCCACCGGCGTTCTGAAGTGAACCCCCGAGATTGGACAATAATCTCGGGGGTTTTATTATGGCTAAATTTAATTTAGAGTTACGAATTTCTATTGTGACATAATATTTAACGGGTATTAGTTCCATTCAATTGGCCAGAAAATACCATATTGCCAACAATGAAACGATTCTCCTATGGGTTCATCGCTTTAATCGTTTTGGCATTGCAGGATTAAAACCGAGACCTATGAACTTGGAATACTCTAGTGAGTTCAAGATAGAAGTATTAAACTGGAAACAACAGCACCAAGCTTCGCTTTCAGAAACAGCACTACACTTCAATCTCTCTTCACCAAGTACTATCTGGCAATGGCAAAGAAAGTTTGATTTAAAGGGACTCAGTGGCCTAAATAGAGTGAGAGGAGATCCAAAGACTATGGCTAAGCATAAGCATAAAAAAGTAACCAAACCCACAACAGCACAAATTCAAGCACGCCACGATAAAGATGAGTTAAAGCAACTCAAGCAAGAAAATAAGATGTTAAGAATCGAGAATGAATTCCTAAAAAAACTCGATGCCTTAGATCACGAAAAATCAGCTCACGCGAAACCGTGACCTTAATTGATGATCTGAGGCGAGTCTTCAAAACGTCGATTAGTTTTATCCTCAAAGCCGTTAAGATACTACGTGGCACGTACTATTACACTAATCACAGCCAGGGACGAAAATATGATGATGACCAGGTTATCCAAGCCATTGATGAAATTCGCCAAACAGATGCCAAGTATACTCAAAAATACGGTTACCGTCGCATAACGTTAGTTATGCATGAACAGGGATTTAAAGTTAATCACAAACGCGTCCTCCGAATTATGAAGGAACAAGGCTGGACAAGTCAGGCCTTTAATAAGCAAACTCGTAAATATAACTCATACAAAGGAGTTGTTGGTAGAATCGCCAAAAACAAGTTACACCGGCGATTCAAGACAGATCGACCATATCAAAAACTTGTCGCCGACGTTAGTGAATTTCGATACGGTCAGATGAGTCAAAGTGAACGAATCTATTTAGAGCCCATCATGGATTTATTTTCGGGTGAAATTTTGGCATTTAACATTAGTGCACATCCAACTCTTGAGTTTGCGTTGAAGCCACTAAAAGAAGCATTAGATGGACTACCTGAGCTTCCTTATCGAACAACGGTACACACAGATCAAGGATTTCAGTACCAACATAAGCAGTGGCAAAAAACGCTTAAAACTCATCATACCTTTCAGAGTATGTCCCGTAAGGCGACTTGCTTAGATAACGCCGCCATGGAATCATTCTTTCATCTCATGAAAGCAGAGATGATGGATGAACACTTCGAAAATCCAGAGAGTCTCGCGCAAGCGATGACTGAATGGATTGAGTTTTATAATAACCGTAGAATCAGGACCAAGCTAAAAGGCAAGTCACCAGTACAATACCGAGAACTTGCCAATCAGTTAGTAGCTTAATTTAGTTGTCCAAACTTGTGGGTTCACTTCACGTTCGTAATTCGAAGGGTGGTCCCCTGTCAATAAAATAGACAATTTAAATAGAGACTTTTTTGTCCTATGCCACGACTAAATTTTGAATTTGAGTTTGATACTCATCTTCAAGTTGCTTTGGTGATTTGAATCCACAGTGACTGTGAATTCTAACTGTGTTGTAAAACGTTTCAATGTACTGAAAAACTAGTCGTTTAGCTTCGGAGTATGAATGGATTTTAAACCGATTTATCCATTCACGCTTAATCAAGGCATGAAACGACTCAATGCAGGCATTATCCCAAGGATAAGCTTTCTTTGAATAGCTTAATGTCATGTTAGCTGTAACTTGATTGTAAGCTTCAGACGTAAACTGACTACCACGATCACTGTGCATGATTAATGGCTTGCTAATATGGCGACTGTGCTTAGCCTTTTCAATAAGTGGGATGACATTCGATACCTCCAAGGTTTCAGATAAGTCCCAACCAATGATCCGTCGGGAGTACAAGTCCATAATACTGGTTAAATAAACGAATCCGTCATGAACTGGAATATAAGTGGTGTCAATGCACCAAACGGCGTTTGGTCGCAATGGATTGAACTGCTCGTCTAAAATATTTATTAGCTGTTTATCAAACTTAGAATTGCGAGTGGTAGTCGTCCAAGGGGTTAGGTAAACGGCGTGAATGCCAAGTTCACGCATATACTTACCAACAGTTCGTTCAGCGATCTTATATCCTTTTGAGCGAAGTTCTTGGGTGATTTTGCCGGCACCGTAAATACAAAGGCTTTTGAGCCAAATTGCTTTAATTTCACCTTGAATAAACTTCTTCCGAAGCTTTCGCAGTGATTGGTGATTATGACGCTTTTCTCGTTGATAGTAACCACTTCTTGAGATTCCAACATAATCACACATACCATTGATGGAAGGGTGGGATTCCAAAGCGTGCTGAACGTCCATTTCTTGGTATACCTTTTCGGTAGTTACTTGCTCAGAATCCCGATTGATTTTTTTAATACTTCGATCGCTCCTTCAGCGTCACGAAGTTGACGCTTTAGTCGTGCAATCTCCTTGTCCTTATCGCTGGCAAAATTACCAGAGCCACGGCCAAACTCCCCAGTCTCAGTAAACAGCTTAATCCATTTATGTAATGTACTAGCCCCAATACCTAGATTCTTACTTATTTCATTCATGGTCATGTGATCCTTGTTATCTAAGTAATACTGAACGGCCTGTTCCTTAAATTCCTTGTCATAACTGTGCTTCGTCATTATTTGATCCTCCAATTTACTTCCTTAATTATACTAAATCAGAGTCTCTATTTAACTTGTACACTTTTTATTCTAGGCCCAGGGGGTGCCTTTTAAGTTAGTTGTTAACTAATTAAATAAACTGGTTGATTGTTTCAGATTTGACCCCGGTGATTGTAAGAGAATATGGGTGGTAAAGAGGGCATTGTACTGGTTAACCCAACGCTGTGGGTAAGTCAGGGGAAATAGGCCGAAATTTACAAACACTTACTGATATTAAAATTATTTTACCCGCTTTCTTGGGTGGTATACAATAACAGCAAGTAAGGGTCGACCCTTGCTCAACTGTTACGTAACTTTAGGGATAATTACCCTTGGATTTTAAATTAAGGTTTACACTAAGTTAGAATCGTGCTAATCTAGTGGTTGTAGATGATAATCGTTCTAACCAAGGAGGACATTCAGATGAACTTTTTAAACCAAGAAATTGACGACTTTAAGGTGCAAGCATACCAAGATGGTGACACCAAGGAAGTTACTAAGGCGGACGTCCTGGGTAAGTGGAGTATCTTCTTCTTCTACCCGGCCGACTTCTCTTTTGTTTGTCCAACGGAACTAGAAGCATTACAAGATAAGTACGAAGAATTTAAGCAAGCAGACGCCGAAATTTACTCGGTTTCCGAGGACACGGAATTCGTTCACAAGGCCTGGGCAGAAGCTTCCGAGGAAATCGGTAAGGTAAAGTACCCAATGTTGGCTGACCCAGCCGGTAAGTTAGCACGCATGTTTGATGTCTTGGACGAAGAAGCAGGCCAAGCTTACCGGGGTGTCTTCATCGTGGATCCTGATGGGAAGATCCAATCTTACACCATTAACAACATGGGGATTGGTCGTTCGGCAGAGGAAATTTTACGGACGCTTCAAGCGGCCCAATTCGTTCGCGAACACGGTGACCGCGTTTGCCCAGCTAACTGGAAGCCAGGCGACGATACCATTAAG
The nucleotide sequence above comes from Limosilactobacillus fermentum. Encoded proteins:
- a CDS encoding PTS system mannose/fructose/sorbose family transporter subunit IID gives rise to the protein MAEEKIKLSKRDRFDACMRSTFLQGSWNYERMQNGGYAYAMSPAIKKLYKTKEDRAAALKRHLEFFNTHPYLASPIIGVTLALEEEKANGVEVDDQAITGVKVGMMGPLAGVGDPVFWFTARPIIAGLGASLAISGNIMGPILFFVIWNILRIAFMWYTQEYGYKLGTRITDDTSGGLLQTVTRGASMMGMFILGTLIERWVSIKFTPVVSKTPLQKGAYIEWDKLPNNMHSVQKVLQQWDMGKGLSLTSTKVTTLQNNLDQLIPGLAALLLTILCMWLLKKNVSPIVIILGLFIVGILGHVVGLL
- a CDS encoding sensor histidine kinase, which produces MRLMYRQMLGFVAVILSLMAILTVSFISVTDQTIYQSTWRQLTKYSDSLVWDSIRYNPKTNDFAGFENSALSSNARLLSRQDVHFAIYNAAKKELYASNGFTPKLTASDWKHLKNGDIVKKKADYPAFRRVNVEGKESYKTSSEMTLIIHPYFYKQKLVAIVTIGTFVSTIRQNVKQLLKNFVFAFLLALLVALVISYMIARSLTKRIDKLNTATHLVAQGNYQVHLDNKNKDELDELSANFNQMVGSLRASREEIRRQEERRKQFMADVAHEMRTPLTTINGLLEGLAYDAIPEEDKMHSIQLMQNDTKRLIRLVNDNLNYEKIRTNQISMERKVFDAAAVLENLRDQLRKKAAANKDELKLVVPDSIPVYADYDRFVQIMFNIIQNAIQFTTGGQITISAQRVAQGTEVKVADTGIGMTEEQVQNIWERFYKADRSRMNSQYGESGLGMAIVRQLVELHGGKIDVDSTYGQGTTFTVFFPDREYAPHNGSKHDHHDDA
- a CDS encoding transposase produces the protein MTKHSYDKEFKEQAVQYYLDNKDHMTMNEISKNLGIGASTLHKWIKLFTETGEFGRGSGNFASDKDKEIARLKRQLRDAEGAIEVLKKSIGILSK
- a CDS encoding GRP family sugar transporter, which codes for MEYLIALIPALGWGLMPLITGKMGGSEANQIFGIGAGASIVGIIAFLITQPTVSAGAFIFSMVCGALWSTAQIGQFVSFKRMGVSSTIPLSTVFQLVGNSLIGVMIFGEWRGAKALLIGFGALLIVIIGALMTSVSDKKGDSKVTTSNVIFLLATTIGYWIYSSFPKIPYLANQSSEGIFLPEVLGILVGAILYELFTGNAKAFGQKEQYTNILGGISWGIAAFAYIFAARSLGVNVAFIFTQLNVVIATFGGILVLHEHKSSHEMKFTLLGILLIVIGSVATIFA
- a CDS encoding DUF956 family protein, with amino-acid sequence MINEQPRLVMPATSFLYQNSYGNIVIGDGGFEYFDNKDRRKFIEIPWSEIDYVMVSVFFKGHWIPRIQVVTKKNGGYIFAAKEPKKLLKLMQDYVPKENFVKPRPMFKRISGWFKH
- the ahpC gene encoding alkyl hydroperoxide reductase subunit C, whose product is MNFLNQEIDDFKVQAYQDGDTKEVTKADVLGKWSIFFFYPADFSFVCPTELEALQDKYEEFKQADAEIYSVSEDTEFVHKAWAEASEEIGKVKYPMLADPAGKLARMFDVLDEEAGQAYRGVFIVDPDGKIQSYTINNMGIGRSAEEILRTLQAAQFVREHGDRVCPANWKPGDDTIKPSLDLVGKL
- a CDS encoding helix-turn-helix domain-containing protein, which encodes MSSIQLARKYHIANNETILLWVHRFNRFGIAGLKPRPMNLEYSSEFKIEVLNWKQQHQASLSETALHFNLSSPSTIWQWQRKFDLKGLSGLNRVRGDPKTMAKHKHKKVTKPTTAQIQARHDKDELKQLKQENKMLRIENEFLKKLDALDHEKSAHAKP
- a CDS encoding IS3 family transposase, with the protein product MTLIDDLRRVFKTSISFILKAVKILRGTYYYTNHSQGRKYDDDQVIQAIDEIRQTDAKYTQKYGYRRITLVMHEQGFKVNHKRVLRIMKEQGWTSQAFNKQTRKYNSYKGVVGRIAKNKLHRRFKTDRPYQKLVADVSEFRYGQMSQSERIYLEPIMDLFSGEILAFNISAHPTLEFALKPLKEALDGLPELPYRTTVHTDQGFQYQHKQWQKTLKTHHTFQSMSRKATCLDNAAMESFFHLMKAEMMDEHFENPESLAQAMTEWIEFYNNRRIRTKLKGKSPVQYRELANQLVA
- a CDS encoding response regulator transcription factor, with protein sequence MKILMIEDNRSVCEMMSMFFKKEKWDATFAYDGEEAVEKFAAEADDWEMVLLDLNLPKKDGMQVAADIRRISPTVPIIILTARDSESDQVLGLEMGADDYVTKPFSPLTLIARIKALRRRVQLSGIANKAEQVTSEFDIQTSHFKLNSKTREAYLNGNLISNLTPKEFDLLKTLASKPKQVFTREQLLQLVWDYEFYGDERTVDAHIKKLRQKIEKVGPKVIQTVWGVGYKFDDSEADDK
- a CDS encoding IS3 family transposase — its product is MDVQHALESHPSINGMCDYVGISRSGYYQREKRHNHQSLRKLRKKFIQGEIKAIWLKSLCIYGAGKITQELRSKGYKIAERTVGKYMRELGIHAVYLTPWTTTTRNSKFDKQLINILDEQFNPLRPNAVWCIDTTYIPVHDGFVYLTSIMDLYSRRIIGWDLSETLEVSNVIPLIEKAKHSRHISKPLIMHSDRGSQFTSEAYNQVTANMTLSYSKKAYPWDNACIESFHALIKREWINRFKIHSYSEAKRLVFQYIETFYNTVRIHSHCGFKSPKQLEDEYQTQIQNLVVA